From uncultured Pseudodesulfovibrio sp.:
ACAACTTCTTTGATGTCTCAACCGCCTGATTATTACTTTTAGACCACGCACCAACTTCGGCAAGGAACTCCTTGCTCAATTGTTCCTCTTCAGGGGAACGGTCCAATGTAGAATAAACTTTAAAATTTTCACCATAGGCAGCCCTGTTTGTGGCAAGTACCTCATACTGAGACTTTCGTACTGCCTCATCAAGTCCTGGCGACATCAAAGTGCGCATCCCAACCATTGCCGAGTTCAAATGAGATTCCATTTGCAACAAAGCTTCTACCTTCGGCATGCTTTTATCGCCAAGGGTAATGACATGTTCTTCCATGGAATCAAGTTCAACGTAACCGATAACACCAACAACTAAAGTAATTAGTGCTGTAGCGATGAAACCACCAATCAACTTTACGCTCAGTTTAATATTCTTCATATCTCTCTCCCTCATTTCCTCATATTAGTCCTACGCATACTCTCTACTCATGGCACAGGGTGTAATTATTACCTATTATAATGTCACAAAAAAACGATGACACGCTCTCACTATAAAAGAACAAGCAACTATTTCCCCCAGATTCTCAAACGAGCATTTATGCACAAGGATCTTTTTTTACGTGAGGCGAACTCTGTCAAAATATCCTGTTATAAAATCAATGAGAATCACATGAATCAATGTTCATGTTAAAAAACACAAAAATGTAATGGCTTTTCCCTCTGAATTTGCTATTTTGGCTGTATCCCTTTTTTTCTGGACCGGGGGCATTTGGTCTTGAAAAGAAGCACTACAACCAGGAGGAGGTATGGAGCGAAAAACCAAGTCGATTCTGTTGGTTATGTGCGGTATTCTGATCGCATTTCCGCTCTTCAGCATGACGTATTACACCATGGTCAGGACTTCGACTCCGGAGTTCTGCGGCTCTTGTCATGAAATCCGACCGGCGGTCATGGCTTGGAAGACATCAACTCATGTCAACAATGGGCAGGGCTTCGTGGCTGACTGTATGGACTGTCACCTCCCTGCACCACAAGACACATACGATTTCTTCTTTGCCAAGACAGCTCATGGACTAAAAGACGTTTTCGCCCACTTTACGGGCGGAGCCGAAAGCTATGATCGAACCGTTATGAAAAAGCGCGTCTGGTCGACCATGAAAAACGACCAATGCATGAAATGTCATCGAAACCTGCTGCACATGCCTGCCAAGCGAGGGGCCATGCTGGCACATCGCAGGGTTCTCTATGCCAATGGAGGCGAAGAATACCGCTGCACCGACTGCCATCGGGACCTCGTGCACAAAGACAGGCAATTCTACGACTACAAGCAGTTCGCCGCTCCTTACCGGGCGACAGGGCTGCCGAACTTGGGTATCTAAAGGAGGGTTTGGAATGCATAGACGACTGAGTCTCTTTCTCGCCATGATCATGGCGGTCTCGTTCCTGTCCGTTGCTGTGGCCGGGGCACAGAATTTCCCCAAAGTACGGGAATTCCGCATGGACCGAGCCATACCGCCTCAGGGCACGGCTTGCATCGAATGTCATAAACAGGAAACTCCCGGTATTTTCGCAGACTGGGCCATGAGCCGTCATGCATCGGCTGGCATAACCTGCCTGGATTGTCATCAGGCTGAACCCGGTGATCAGGACATCGCAGTAGACCATGAAAAATACTACTCCAAGGGTGATATGCCCATGGGTGAAAAACAGTATTTCGTCCCTATCGCCTCTCCCGTCACACCAAAAGACTGCTCTCGCTGTCATC
This genomic window contains:
- a CDS encoding NapC/NirT family cytochrome c, translated to MERKTKSILLVMCGILIAFPLFSMTYYTMVRTSTPEFCGSCHEIRPAVMAWKTSTHVNNGQGFVADCMDCHLPAPQDTYDFFFAKTAHGLKDVFAHFTGGAESYDRTVMKKRVWSTMKNDQCMKCHRNLLHMPAKRGAMLAHRRVLYANGGEEYRCTDCHRDLVHKDRQFYDYKQFAAPYRATGLPNLGI